In Aegilops tauschii subsp. strangulata cultivar AL8/78 chromosome 3, Aet v6.0, whole genome shotgun sequence, one genomic interval encodes:
- the LOC109739117 gene encoding kinesin-like protein KIN-14B, which produces MDGQSGKTMQSLPDTLSSLKGFNKYLTPGWIESVSHILKELTPTKPHKVMEEDTQNVFECHDTELDIKVAKIQDEMVSLGAQLKQKTLQKRESLNNYLDLKGSIRVFCRMRPFNHEESYSSRTMFTLDESNVFLKVAETKTKQYKFDKVFDPCSTQGDVFSEVEPVIKSAIDGYNVCIFAYGQTGSGKTFTMEGKPKDLGVIPRGIQVLFDRASESNSRFQLTFSMLEIYMGNLRDLLVPGSKTNGLKNVPSLSIKTDPDGGIEIENLVAVTVNNFQEVKRLYGLGTRLRSTASTMANSTSSRSHCLIRISLTSFDAPERKKARNKIWMIDLGGSERLVKTKATGKRLKEGKAINLSLSALGDVIDALQTKKPHVPYRNSKLTQVLRDSLGCESKTLMLVHIRPNENDLCETVCTLGFATRVRSIRLESEESPEVKTRKEDFLKELEQTVSNLEQECDNIRREIKKLEDTVEHLRGPQTSASTNFATSHPSTQELKIDMSKNVRSLKNHREVPRGLPRFMKPTAASQHRIGLNNNVPSINRMKPPMPPKRRPSSVYAESVRFPVNAVTWQSECSSECSISMTSDMNWTPSILDGTECSQDASEYEIKQVIFSEHEKPSQGQVISFKEWQLTESENMQNKTEERSIIDIDNWIHQQILQSAGTCQSKRVLTVPHVTEEETFNIPSPIKIEGTKGCKQAQDEKSELTLQPPPLDAKDIKRPKAVNHFTTAELCSPPSREHCSTNETKKHMNENLAYQGRSRRSLQENLDGCMLKLPESELNTYPEIRPQEEEHSIGKLKKFFQALQTAWGCVRLGLGIVNLGLEHEFFQSLIL; this is translated from the exons ATGGATGGGCAGTCAGGGAAAACCATGCAGAGTCTACCGGATACATTGTCATCCCTCAAGGGGTTCAACAAGTACCTCACACCCGGTTGGATTGAATCAGTGTCCCACATCCTCAAGGAGTTGACACCAACCAAACCACATAAAGTAATGGAAGAGGATACTCAAAATGTATTTGAGTGTCATGACACAGAATTAGACATTAAAGTTGCGAAGATTCAAG ATGAAATGGTTTCACTGGGTGCCCAACTAAAGCAGAAAACACTGCAGAAGAGAGAGTCACTAAATAACTATTTGGACTTGAAAG GAAGTATAAGGGTGTTCTGTCGTATGAGGCCTTTCAACCATGAAgaaagttacagctccagaaccATGTTCACCCTTGATGAGAGTAATGTTTTCTTAAAAGTTGCTGAAACCAAGACAAAGCAATACAAGTTCGATAAGGTTTTCGACCCATGCTCAACACAAG GTGATGTATTTTCTGAAGTCGAACCAGTGATAAAATCAGCTATAGATGGCTACAACGTTTGCATATTTGCCTATGGTCAGACAGGTAGTGGAAAAACTTTTACAATG GAAGGCAAGCCTAAAGATTTGGGTGTCATACCACGCGGGATTCAAGTACTGTTTGATCGAGCTTCAGAGAGCAACAGCAGATTTCAGCTCACTTTCAGCATGCTCGAGATATATATGGGAAACCTACGAGATCTACTAGTTCCAGGAAGCAAGACCAATGGGTTAAAGAATGTTCCGAG CCTCTCTATTAAAACGGATCCTGATGGTGGCATTGAGATTGAAAATCTAGTGGCAGTTACCGTGAATAATTTTCAAGAAGTGAAAAGATTATATGGTCTGGGGACCCGTCTTAGATCAACAGCTTCCACTATGGCTAATTCTACATCAAGTAGATCTCACTG TTTGATTCGCATTTCATTGACCTCCTTTGATGCACCTGAGAGgaaaaaagcaagaaacaaaataTGGATGATTGATCTAGGTGGAAGTGAGAGACTTGTAAAGACCAAAGCAACTGGTAAAAGGCTGAAGGAAGGCAAAGCCATAAATTTGTCATTGTCAGCCCTAGGGGATGTGATTGATGCACTACAGACCAAAAAACCTCATGTACCTTACAG GAATAGTAAGCTTACACAAGTCCTGAGAGATTCTCTAG GATGCGAGTCCAAAACATTGATGCTTGTCCATATTAGACCAAATGAGAATGATTTGTGCGAGACCGTTTGTACCTTGGGTTTTGCGACAAGAGTGAGAAGTATCCGTCTAGAAAGTGAAGAATCGCCA GAGGTAAAAACAAGGAAGGAAGATTTCTTAAAGGAGTTAGAACAGACGGTCAGTAATTTGGAACAAGAATGTGACAATATTAGAAGAGAAATTAAGAAGCTCGAGGATACGGTGGAACATTTGAGAGGGCCTCAAACATCTGCTAGCACAAATTTTGCAACTTCACATCCATCCACTCAGGAACTGAAGATTGACATGTCAAAGAATGTAAGAAGTCTGAAGAATCACAGAGAAGTTCCGCGTGGGTTACCAAGGTTCATGAAGCCAACTGCTGCTAGCCAGCACAGGATAGGTTTAAACAACAATGTTCCCAGTATTAACAGGATGAAACCACCAATGCCACCAAAGAGAAGGCCTTCTTCCGTCTATGCAGAATCTGTAAGATTTCCAGTAAATGCCGTTACTTGGCAGTCAGAATGCAGTTCTGAGTGCAGTATCTCCATGACAAGTGACATGAATTGGACACCGAGCATACTAGATGGGACTGAATGTAGCCAAGATGCATCGGAGTACGAGATCAAACAGGTGATTTTCTCAGAACATGAGAAACCATCACAGGGTCAAGTCATTTCCTTCAAAGAATGGCAACTTACAGAATCAGAGAATATGCAGAACAAAACTGAAGAAAGGAGTATTATAGACATTGATAATTGGATCCACCAACAAATACTTCAAAGTGCTGGCACATGTCAAAGCAAAAGGGTTCTAACTGTTCCCCATGTAACTGAAGAAGAAACTTTCAATATTCCTTCACCAATTAAGATTGAAGGGACTAAAGGTTGTAAGCAAGCACAGGACGAAAAAAGTGAACTAACCCTACAACCCCCACCACTCGATGCAAAGGATATAAAGCGACCCAAGGCAGTTAATCATTTCACCACAGCAGAATTATGCAGTCCTCCATCAAGAGAACATTGCAGCACCAACGAGACAAAGAAACATATGAATGAAAATCTTGCATATCAGGGGAGATCCAGAAGATCTCTTCAAGAAAACCTGGATGGTTGCATGCTAAAGCTGCCAGAATCTGAACTCAATACATATCCTGAAATCAGGCCCCAGGAAGAGGAACACAGCATAG GAAAACTGAAAAAGTTCTTTCAAGCTCTCCAAACAGCATGGGGCTGTGTTCGTCTAGGATTAGGCATTGTCAACCTTGGATTAGAGCACGAGTTCTTTCAAAGCTTGATACTTTGA
- the LOC109739116 gene encoding uncharacterized protein: MREHQLQQPGTLFLLRNPLVVASRTMRRGIRGFCHGVGSTSTQQHLHASIDHQQLASGGADADAASSSFMTVPSSVVGSCAAESEAATGGGPHAAAAVTLEQMILQLDLEEEAAAARKARRVAAAVLEEDRYHPRRMSCVNSSDHVLRSARDALSQYPRFSLDGRDAMCRASFSSYHEGMGVAGPVLGDSRNIPADRDGGRHRRASVCCAPAGAGHCRAQECGTEGYEMDLERTLRMPSTVAGESVVWCKPGVVAKLMGLDSVPVPVGGGQRGGIAGARMKANWAPPGSTLGGGVRKQRSRRMGIEELEKERLFMALHGYLGSGASALRATAGPDVSGFGRDGEGWEFRVPS; the protein is encoded by the coding sequence ATGAGGGAGCACCAGCTGCAGCAGCCCGGCACGCTCTTCCTCCTCAGGAACCCGCTCGTGGTCGCCTCCAGGACGATGCGCCGCGGCATCCGCGGCTTCTGCCATGGCGTCGGCTCCACGTCCACACAGCAGCACCTCCACGCCAGCATCGACCACCAGCAGCTGGCCAGCGGGGGTGCCGATGCCGACGCAGCGTCGTCCTCCTTCATGACCGTGCCGTCGTCCGTCGTGGGCTCCTGCGCGGCCGAGAGCGAGGCGGCCACCGGTGGAGGCCCGCATGCGGCGGCCGCCGTCACCCTGGAACAGATGATCCTGCAGCTGGACCTCGAGGAGGAGGCCGCGGCGGCCAGAAAGGCGCGGCGCGTGGCGGCGGCAGTGCTGGAGGAGGACCGCTACCACCCTCGCCGCATGTCGTGCGTGAACAGCTCCGACCACGTGCTCCGCTCAGCGCGGGACGCGCTCAGCCAGTACCCGCGCTTCTCCCTTGACGGCCGGGACGCCATGTGCCGCGCGTCGTTCAGCAGCTACCACGAGGGCATGGGCGTCGCCGGCCCCGTGCTCGGAGATAGCAGAAACATCCCCGCAGACCGCGACGGCGGTCGGCACCGGAGGGCGTCAGTCTGTTGCGCCCCCGCCGGCGCGGGGCACTGCAGAGCGCAGGAGTGCGGTACGGAAGGCTACGAGATGGACCTGGAGCGGACACTGCGGATGCCGTCCACGGTGGCTGGGGAGAGCGTGGTGTGGTGCAAGCCCGGCGTCGTGGCCAAGCTCATGGGCCTCGATTCCGTGCCCGTGCCCGTCGGAGGAGGGCAGCGCGGCGGCATTGCCGGCGCTAGAATGAAGGCCAATTGGGCACCGCCGGGATCGACGCTCGGCGGCGGCGTGAGGAAGCAGAGATCGAGGAGGATGGGCATAGAGGAGCTGGAGAAGGAAAGGCTCTTCATGGCACTCCATGGCTACCTCGGGTCGGGCGCCAGCGCCCTACGGGCAACCGCGGGCCCCGATGTCAGTGGGTTTGGAAGGGACGGGGAAGGTTGGGAATTCCGGGTTCCTAGCTAA